One genomic segment of Xyrauchen texanus isolate HMW12.3.18 chromosome 5, RBS_HiC_50CHRs, whole genome shotgun sequence includes these proteins:
- the dlc1 gene encoding rho GTPase-activating protein 7 isoform X2 gives MILTQIEAKEACTWLRAAGFPQYAHLYEDGQFPIDISSVTRDHDFLDQDAIEALCRRLNTLNKCALMRLEITPQRKRSEDSDEDEPCAISGRWTFQRDSKRWSRLDQLDIDVFSPPAGDTGSFPPFLPQDDCFIRGPLLKEGVNASAESVLTDLSEQPEVGSLHSAGSGGRSISLSTTVPSSPAITIPNANTATTTRASSVASVCSSGTSGANEDSMSDGLPSPLERGTFAFDIIPSLISSGAEKSTRSRAKSFLKRMESLRLRTSSNAASKRKQKVAVGQGRLEISGPVLKEGLDEDKLRRLNCVDITTLDRNSNQNRSISYSTQTSSGSAGSSQSEASSGSTVSTPSPVSRARSHSTAAGSTKRGGMYLEGFDPFNFVVLKPSEDQEEKQNHQNQNKPSKTAENNRRNRQRSDTRRMDEEENREEEGGVIFFYLPEGHKPGTFPKALADGGSYRSGDNISQRPPRRGSATSIDSRMSIYDNVPFLEIGDEEDEAEGEQEPKLEDVRISGLQQLVNAWSETGTGEEDEDEMEGDSDSALDSASPCPSSPLQNRLEETENGSDQDSTGNPLIERDETLSGRERSDSGVGASLTQANRPQKLRWPSFQRSHRPSLSSTVLQVGCQSVLQMNLLQKYSLLKLTALLERYTPTNKHGFSWVVPKFMKRIKVRDYKERSVFGVPLQVIVQRSGQPLPQSIQQAMRYLRSQCLDQVGLFRKSGVKSRIQALRQMNESCGAGGGGVNYEVQSAYDVADMLKQYFRDLPEPLLTSKLSDTFLQIYQYVPKEQRLQAVRAAILLLPDENREALQTLLCFLSDVTASVDENQMTCTNLAVCLAPSLFHLNTVRRESSSPRVMNRKNTLGKPDQRDLNENLAATHGLAHMIQECRKLFLIPEEMSSCRNSYMEQGLSPMRMEGLTKDCGSRSYQNLLKDSLDALLKDAKDKFKGYDSCSTPENAELAYKKVQDGSSLRQWKVCVEVPASAEEVLQRILREQERWDEDLIDCRVVETLEHNVEVYQYVRNSMAPHPPRDHVVLRSWVTDLPKGVCALVCMSVDHESAAVLGIRANVLTSRYYVEPCGPNKSRLTHSSRIDCRGRCPEWYNKLYGHLCASEVVRIRDSFTCLEK, from the exons AGTGAGGACTCTGATGAGGATGAGCCATGTGCTATAAGTGGCCGTTGGACTTTCCAGCGGGACAGCAAGCGTTGGTCTCGGCTGGACCAACTGGACATAGATGTGTTCTCTCCCCCAGCTGGAGATACTGGCtccttccctccttttcttcccCAAGATGACTGTTTTATCAGAGGCCCCCTTCTAAAAGAGGGAGTTAATGCCAGTGCTGAGAGTGTATTAACAGATCTAAGTGAGCAGCCAGAGGTGGGCTCTCTGCACAGCGCTGGTAGTGGAGGTCGAAGCATATCCCTGAGTACAACTGTACCATCCAGTCCTGCTATAACCATCCCCAATGCTAACACAGCCACCACAACCAGGGCAAGCTCAGTTGCTAGCGTTTGTTCCTCTGGAACTTCAGGCGCCAATGAAGACTCCATGTCTGATGGACTTCCATCACCACTAGAACGTGGTACCTTTGCTTTTGATATAATACCCAGCTTGATAAGTAGTGGCGCTGAAAAAAGCACACGTTCAAGAGCAAAGAGCTTCTTGAAGCGCATGGAAAGCTTGCGGCTACGCACTAGTAGCAATGCGGCCTCCAAGCGCAAGCAGAAGGTTGCAGTCGGGCAAGGGAGACTGGAGATCAGCGGGCCAGTGCTGAAGGAGGGTCTTGATGAAGACAAACTTCGGCGCCTCAACTGTGTGGACATCACAACTCTGGATCGCAATTCAAACCAAAACCGAAGCATCTCATATTCAACACAGACAAGCAGTGGGAGTGCCGGGAGTAGCCAATCAGAGGCCAGCAGTGGGAGTACTGTAAGTACACCCAGTCCGGTCTCAAGAGCACGTAGTCACAGCACGGCAGCTGGGTCCACCAAGAGGGGTGGGATGTACCTGGAAGGCTTTGACCCATTTAATTTTGTTGTTCTGAAACCTTCAGAAGACCAGGAGGAAAAACAGAACCACCAGAACCAGAATAAGCCCAGTAAAACTGCTGAGAATAACCGGCGCAACCGTCAGAGGTCAGATACTAGACGAATGGATGAAGAGGAGAATAGGGAAGAGGAAGGAGGTGTAATTTTCTTCTATTTGCCAGAAGGCCACAAGCCTGGCACTTTTCCGAAAGCACTTGCTGATGGGGGATCCTACCGTAGTGGTGATAACATAAGTCAGCGCCCACCACGGAGAGGCTCTGCTACCTCAATAGACAGTCGAATGAGTATCTATGATAATGTTCCTTTCTTAGAAATAGGAGATGAAGAGGATGAAGCAGAAGGAGAGCAAGAGCCAAAACTGGAGGATGTGCGAATAAGTGGCCTGCAGCAATTGGTCAATGCCTGGTCAGAAACAGGAACTGGGGAAGAGGATGAAGATGAAATGGAAGGGGATTCAGATTCAGCCCTTGATTCTGCATCTCCCTGTCCATCATCCCCACTGCAGAATCGCTTAGAAGAGACAGAGAATGGCAGTGATCAGGACAGCACTGGAAACCCGCTAATAGAAAGGGACGAAACACTCAGTGGACGTGAGAGAAGTGACTCTGGTGTGGGAGCATCACTTACACAAGCCAACAG ACCTCAAAAGCTGCGCTGGCCAAGTTTTCAGAGATCCCACAGGCCAAGTCTGTCGTCAACAGTGTTACAAGTTGGATGTCAGTCAGTTCTGCAGATGAACCTCCTTCAGAAGTACAGCCTGCTCAAACTTACCGCTCTACTGGAGAGATACACACCCACCAACAAGCATGGCTTCAGCTG GGTTGTTCCCAAGTTCATGAAGCGGATCAAGGTACGAGACTACAAGGAAAGGAGCGTGTTTGGAGTTCCACTGCAGGTCATAGTTCAGAGGAGTGGGCAGCCTCTGCCTCAGAGTATACAGCAAGCCATGCGTTACCTACGGAGCCAATGCCTCGACCAG gttggGCTCTTCAGGAAATCTGGAGTGAAATCACGCATCCAAGCCCTTCGCCAAATGAATGAATCATGCGGCGCTGGTGGGGGTGGTGTTAACTACGAGGTCCAATCAGCTTATGACGTGGCTGACATGCTAAAGCAGTATTTCCGAGATCTTCCAGAACCTCTGCTTACCAGCAAGCTGTCTGATACCTTTCTGCAGATATATCAAT ATGTTCCCAAAGAGCAGCGTCTGCAGGCGGTGAGGGCCGCTATTTTGCTGTTACCCGATGAGAACCGTGAGGCCCTGCAGACTCTGCTGTGCTTCCTTAGCGATGTAACGGCCAGTGTGGATGAGAACCAGATGACCTGTACCAACCTGGCTGTGTGTCTGGCTCCATCTCTCTTCCACCTCAACACAGTGCGGAGAGAGAGCTCCTCACCCAG GGTTATGAACAGAAAGAACACCCTGGGGAAACCAGACCAAAGGGACTTAAACGAGAACCTGGCAGCCACACATGGCCTGGCGCACATGATACAGGAGTGCCGAAAACTCTTCCTG ATTCCGGAGGAGATGTCAAGCTGTAGAAACTCTTACATGGAGCAGGGCTTGAGTCCAATGCGGATGGAAGGGTTGACGAAAGACTGCGGTTCTCGTAGCTACCAGAATCTGCTCAAAGATAGTCTAGATGCCCTGCTGAAAGATGCCAAGGACAAGTTCAAGGGTTACGACAGCTGCTCGACTCCTGAAAATGCTGAACTTGCATATAAGAAG GTTCAGGACGGATCATCTCTACGGCAGTGGAAAGTGTGTGTAGAGGTGCCTGCGTCGGCAGAGGAAGTCTTGCAGCGTATCCTTCGAGAGCAGGAACGCTGGGATGAGGACCTGATAGATTGCAGGGTtgtggagacactggagcataaTGTGGAAGTCTATCAGTACGTCAGGAACTCTATGGCACCCCATCCACCCAGAGACCATGTAGTGCTCAG ATCATGGGTAACGGACTTGCCTAAAGGAGTGTGTGCTTTGGTGTGCATGTCGGTGGATCATGAGAGTGCAGCAGTGTTGGGCATTCGTGCTAATGTTCTGACCTCTCGCTATTACGTTGAACCTTGTGGACCTAACAAGAGTCGACTCACGCACAGCTCAAGAATAGACTGCAG gggTCGATGCCCTGAATGGTACAATAAGCTGTATGGACACCTGTGTGCTTCTGAGGTGGTGCGGATACGAGACTCCTTTACCTGCCTGGAAAAATAA